In the Gossypium arboreum isolate Shixiya-1 chromosome 10, ASM2569848v2, whole genome shotgun sequence genome, one interval contains:
- the LOC108488301 gene encoding putative serine/threonine-protein kinase, whose amino-acid sequence MNFCFPSFNCFSTSENVSHQQDSQALWNLQTFSYDELKIATGGFRSSNKIGEGGFGFVYKGILEDGRRVAVKVLSAGSKQGDREFMSEIASISNIRHENLVKLHGGCIDGSSKLLVYEYMENNGLAHILLGGEENRATLSWKARREIAVGIGRALAYIHEEVKPHIVHRDIKLSNILLDQNFAPKVSDFGLSRLFFDNVTHLTTGVAGTLGYLAPEYAVSGRLTRKSDVYSFGVLLLEIVSGRTAIDFDLHVGEFFLVQKALEMYRSNKLVHMVDPVLNEMRFWEQDVDRFLKVGLMCVQQKARLRPYMSTVVKMLCNEIDIRNMQISDPGLITNIMDVKIGNPRSFSSSFSKMLSPQFQTS is encoded by the exons ATGAATTTTTGTTTTCCAAGCTTCAACTGCTTCTCCACTTCAGAAAACGTTTCACATCAACAAG ATTCACAAGCTCTTTGGAACCTTCAAACTTTCTCATATGATGAATTGAAAATTGCAACTGGTGGATTTCGATCTTCCAATAAAATTGGCGAAGGTGGATTTGGTTTTGTTTATAAg GGAATACTGGAAGATGGAAGAAGAGTAGCAGTGAAAGTGTTATCAGCTGGATCAAAGCAAGGGGACAGGGAATTCATGTCTGAAATAGCTTCCATCTCAAATATTAGACATGAAAATCTTGTAAAGCTCCATGGTGGGTGTATAGATGGATCCTCTAAGCTTCTGGTTTATGAGTACATGGAAAACAACGGTCTAGCTCATATCTTACTTG GAGGGGAGGAAAATAGAGCAACGCTAAGTTGGAAAGCAAGGAGAGAAATAGCAGTAGGGATAGGTCGAGCACTTGCCTACATTCATGAAGAGGTGAAGCCACATATTGTGCATAGAGATATAAAGCTTAGCAATATTCTTTTGGACCAAAATTTCGCCCCCAAAGTTTCTGATTTTGGTCTCTCTCGTCTCTTTTTCGATAATGTCACTCACCTTACTACTGGAGTTGCTGGTAcatt AGGTTATCTTGCTCCGGAATACGCTGTGAGTGGACGCTTGACACGAAAATCAGATGTTTATAGCTTTGGAGTACTACTTTTAGAAATTGTGAGTGGTCGAACTGCAATTGACTTTGATCTCCATGTTGGCGAGTTCTTTCTTGTACAGAAG GCATTGGAGATGTACAGATCAAACAAGTTGGTGCATATGGTGGATCCAGTGTTGAACGAGATGAGGTTCTGGGAACAAGACGTGGATCGTTTCCTCAAGGTAGGGTTAATGTGTGTGCAACAAAAGGCTCGGCTTCGACCCTACATGTCCACCGTTGTTAAGATGTTGTGCAACGAAATCGATATTCGGAACATGCAGATATCCGACCCGGGGCTCATCACCAATATCATGGATGTTAAAATTGGAAATCCACGTTCATTTTCTTCAAGCTTTTCCAAAATGTTAAGCCCTCAGTTTCAAACTTCATAA